The following are encoded in a window of Camelus ferus isolate YT-003-E chromosome 20, BCGSAC_Cfer_1.0, whole genome shotgun sequence genomic DNA:
- the GCM2 gene encoding LOW QUALITY PROTEIN: chorion-specific transcription factor GCMb (The sequence of the model RefSeq protein was modified relative to this genomic sequence to represent the inferred CDS: deleted 1 base in 1 codon) has product MPAEAGQKADCACSYGMKLSWDINDPQMPQEPAHFDRFCEWPDGYVRFIYRGDEKKAQRHLSGWAMRNTNNHNGHILKKSCLGVVVCARGCALPDGSRLQLRPAICDKARMKQQKKACPNCHAALELIPCRGHSGYPVTNFWRLDGNAIFFQAKGVHDHPRPESKSETEARRSAIKRQMASFYQPQKKRIREPEAGENQDDSGHFDHIHPLENPEEFDIIPDPGFPVPGQPCFSFPNSDAYKATCDLATFQGDIVPPFQKYPNPRIYCPGYANSSLYPALYKDSNNIPNDTDWLHLNALQYDVNSYSSFERSCDFTSKQHGWKPALGKPGLGERTDHGQFQAVATRPYFNPEPPCRYLTTPPPGPPALQTVITTTTKVSYQAYPPPALKYCDTVREVKSLLGCNYASENTQLSIYPEALDLPATVATAASPTGSLPLKIPGDCRAIRHTLPFPQESVPSRVDGAETWDVCPSGLGSTTGYSDRDSPFLSYDNEDF; this is encoded by the exons ATGCCGGCGGAGGCGGGGCAGAAGGCGGACTGTGCCTGCTCCTACGGGATGAAGCTCAGTTGGGACATCAACGATCCGCAGATGCCTCAG GAGCCAGCCCACTTCGACCGCTTCTGCGAGTGGCCCGACGGCTACGTGCGCTTCATCTACCGCGGCGACGAGAAGAAGGCGCAGCGCCACCTGAGCGGCTGGGCCATGCGCAACACCAACAACCACAACGGCCACATCCTCAAGAAGTCGTGCCTGGGCGTGGTGGTGTGTGCGCGGGGCTGCGCCCTGCCCGACGGCTCCCGTCTGCAGCTGCGACCTGCCATCTGCGACAAGGCGAGGATGAAGCAGCAGA AGAAGGCCTGCCCCAACTGTCACGCGGCTTTGGAACTGATCCCCTGTCGCGGGCACAGCGGATACCCGGTAACCAATTTCTGGAGGCTCGATGGCAACGCGATATTTTTTCAG GCCAAGGGAGTTCATGATCACCCCAGACCGGAGAGTAAGTCAGAGACAGAAGCTAGAAGAAGCGCCATCAAAAGACAAATGGCTTCTTTTTACCAACCCCAGAAAAAGAGAATTCGAGAACCTGAG gcaggAGAGAATCAAGACGACAGCGGACATTTTGACCACATACATCCCCTGGAAAATCCAGAGGAGTTTGATATAATTCCTGACCCTGGCTTCCCTGTTCCAGGACAGCCTTGCTTTTCCTTTCCAAACTCGGATGCTTACAAAGCTACCTGTGACCTAGCCACCTTTCAGGGAGACATAGTACCACCCTTTCAGAAATATCCAAATCCAAGAATCTATTGTCCTGGTTATGCAAATTCGAGCCTGTATCCCGCTCTTTATAAAGATTCCAACAATATCCCTAATGACACAGACTGGCTTCATCTGAACGCACTACAATATGATGTCAACTCATACAGCAGCTTTGAGAGAAGCTGTGATTTCACCAGTAAACAGCATGGCTGGAAACCAGCTCTTGGAAAACCTGGCCTTGGGGAGAGGACTGACCATGGACAGTTCCAGGCTGTGGCCACTCGCCCTTACTTCAACCCGGAGCCTCCCTGCAGGTATCTCACAACTCCTCCACCAGGTCCTCCAGCCCTACAGACagtgatcaccaccaccaccaaagtgTCCTACCAGGCCTACCCGCCCCCTGCTCTGAAATACTGTGACACAGTACGGGAAGTTAAGAGCCTTTTGGGCTGTAACTATGCTTCTGAAAACACCCAACTGTCCATCTACCCAGAAGCCTTGGACCTTCCAGCTACTGTCGCCACGGCAGCCTCT CCAACGGGGTCACTTCCTCTGAAAATTCCCGGAGATTGCAGGGCCATCAGACATACTCTGCCTTTTCCTCAGGAGTCAGTGCCCTCCCGGGTGGACGGAGCAGAGACCTGGGATGTGTGTCCATCTGGACTGGGGTCTACAACTGGTTACTCAGATAGAGATAGTCCATTCTTGAGCTATGACAATGAGGACTTCTGA